tgttttgtttatcacTGGAAGTTATCAAAAAAGGACTTACTCACCATGATGAACTCTGAAAATAATACACTGACTATTATTGTGCAACTAAAGGTCAGTTCTTTCTTGAATGCAACACACATAGGTAAATACGGTTAAAACAGTGTGCAAGTGTGTCAACTGGGTCACATCTGGATGAGGCATCACAGTAGTTTAAagtaatacagtatgtttcttgttgttttgtagTTTCACACTTCTTCATGTTGTATTTGCATTAAACTGTGCAAATACAACACACTGTTCTGTTCCTTGAAAGCAAAGCATGAGGAAGAGTTCAGCTGGCTAATATAGGACACAGTCAACATTAGGTAGTAACAGTGCACATGTATAAATAATGGCAACATTTCAGCGACTGCTATTAATTGTATATTTCATatcatgttgaaataaaaaagaacatagTTATTGTTAATCCATCTAAATGTATTAGGAATTAACTATAAGTCTAAACTTCTAAAACCCAAGAATAGACTTGACAGTAagagttttttgtttctttataaaTGTGCCGCAGAAAGTCATAATTCAAACATTTACTGCATTTTAGCAAGAATACTAGTCATACAGACTCATTATAAGGGAAAATGATACACTCctttaataatgtaataacagTATCTTTGCTccacattttcagtcttttggTGCTAagttacattttataatttcGATTCATTACTTTTGTCCTTTAGGCCATCAGGCAATGAGTTCAACCAAAAAGGCCAATTCAAAAACTTCAACATCCATTTCCATTTCCATAACATGTTGGTGATTTAGAATAGCAATCTGTGGTTCTCATAGTATAGTATAGATTGTGGAATGTGGCTCAGCCTTGCTACATTCTATCTTTGTCATTGCTACTTTAGTCACAAAGCACTAAAAGGGGTAGGGCAGGTTATATAACCCATGCAAAGAAAATGTTCTATCTCAACCCATGTGGAATAGATGCAGGCTGAGCAGAGAAACCTGACAGCAGAACTCAGAAGGTGTCTTTCTTCATTTCACAACCACGATATGTCACGAAAAACACCAACATGTTTCACAGATAATATGTTAGACTTGACAGCTATGGATAACTTCACATttataacaaaatacattttgattatTTCTTGTACTGTTTTCTAcagaccagtggttctcaaccaaATGTCCTGATGGGCTTCCAGTCTGCAGCTTTTCagtccaaacaaaacaacagctgaAGTCACACCATTAAAGACAAATCATTCCCACAAAGAAGACGCAGAGTTTTTTTGGTGAGTCCCTGGTTAGGCAAGTACATGTATTATGTGACCAGtcactgaatattttcattGCTTTAAGTGTAAACTTGTCATCCACCCATGTTTTGTGAAAATTACCTGAGTCCTCCTGTTTGATGAATAGCTGCCCTCCATTCTCCAGTCTTAGGTGAAGTCATTGTGGTTATCATGCTTCCTGATCATGCTGCTCTGATCCCGCCCCTCCAGAATGATTGGCAGCTCTGGCTCACCCAGCAGCAGGTCGTCCTCCCCTACAGTTGAGCTCTGCTCAGAGTTCACAAAGTTAGGGATGTTGAAGTGGGCCAGCAGGATGGCTTCTTTCTCCGTCCTGTTAGCTGTCACTGCTAGCTCCTGCAGGAGTGTAGTGTCCCCCGCCTCCGGGCTGCTGCTGGGCCTCCTGTGGCAGCCTCCGGATGGTCCTCCACCCACACCACCAACTGTGGTCCACAGGGCTGTGCAGCTCCCCTGACCATCCTTGGACACGTAACAGTGGAAGAGAGAACAGGATGAGTCCAGACCACTAGGGTGGGGGGGAGGAGCTCCTTTGTCCAGGTTGGTGTCCATGAAGCCAATCAGACGGGGACGCTTCTCACATGGCTGTCCACTGCTGCACACATGGaacagaaaagagacagagattaCAGAAGATAGTGTCCTTGTGTTTAATGCCTCTGCTGCTCCTAAGCAGAAACCAGacgtgtgtttgttttgttgtcagcaACAGTTGTCGCCTTTACGCTtttagtttctctctcttttaatcGTTCTGtcatctctttctgtttctaagAATCTTGTTAAACCCTCTGAGCGTCAGTTCGCAGCAGTAACTAaccactcagccttgcagcaagtttttcccagtggccactcacagtatgcagcgaaaaatccccctgcatcccaaaaagcatttcccccatagaccaccattatagaagacacatctgtaaaactgttgacaggacgcctcaaactgcaaacaaggtcaatcatgactctttctgttatgaacttttgatccatggaggttttatatttgtaaaactttcctcgagccgagaaaagtgttttaaaaatctgtgacatcatcacaatgtaaagtctatgggctgagaGGGAACTCCCAGATGGGGCCAGTGGAGGAAACACTAATGCACATTTTTAGAATGTTAATGTTTTGGCATAGAGCTGATTAAATCTGCCCTCAGTAACTGAATTTAATTACAAGTAACCAGTTCAATTTCTCACATTTATAACAAACCAGATTTCCTGAAAACTGGTTCAGAATTAAGTGAGTAAGAGTCAATTTTGTAGTGAAGTCTGCATCTCTCAATACACATCGTATTAACACTGTTTCAAATAAAACCAAGTTTCATCGTCAATCAAGTTTAGCAAATCAACTGACAATTTATCGCTCCATTTTTCAATTCACATGCACTTTCATCACTTCcatttttatcagttaattTTTGTTACTTCCACCCTCATAGTCACCACCCAGCAGGCAGAGTAAATATTGACTCATTCCTTCATGATAAGCAGAGCTCTTAATAAGCCAGTGGGAGGATGCTGTCCATCTGCCTCAGCTGCCAAAAAACCCAACATGCTGCTATTTTCTCCACCTCCAGAAACAAACAGCACCAACTGTATGAGCTCAGTCAGTGGACACGGGCCACTCTTTGCTCTTAACACTGATACAGCTGGTGgatttgtgtgaaaatgttgcTGAATTGAACTCTCAATGAAAACAATAGTTCAATAGATGATATTTCTCCACTTATAGAATTGCTCCTTTACAGTTGAATGAGATATCAGGGGAAATGAAAGGGAAAATAACAGCTATTAATATTTCAAGGGTAACCAATGGTAAAAGATTGAATATTTATGTCCATGCATGCATGCAGTGAGAGTTAATCTCCTAGTAAGATCCCTGAAGTAAATAACAAGGCTGAGCTTGTTGAATTGTTTCTGTTCAATTTTTaactggaaatgtgttttatcatGTAACTACTACTCATCACACTTATTATTTTATCACTGTCAACAGGGCAGAAGAGAGCGGGCTCTCAGTGAGTTCCCCCTGTACAAATAAAGGtttcagtcaatcaatcaatcaaatattGTGATTTCAGAGTGTCCTGGTAATAATGTATTGAAACAGTAGTTCCCAGTCTGGGGCCACATCCATAAATCTCCATGTATAtccatgactaaaactgtgtgtatgtgcaaagCTGGAAATATGtattcttttcatcagatttataaagctgtatGTACACATGCTTCTGTTtcataaatctcagtcattgtggaAGTGAGTGCACGTGCACAAGCCTCATTTTAATCCCACAATGagccagctgttttcatatcaacgTGATACCTGCTCTACCGGTCAGTACAGCTATCAATGAattaaacaggaaataaaaagtgcCGTTTCACAGATTGTGTTGCACCGGTGAGGTTTCccaaaaacagaacagctgttgTTACACACGACTGTGCAGCTCTTTTTAGCATCCGTATCGTTAATCACATGCACCTGTGAACCATCATCAGGAGTGATATCTCAAAAATGTAATCAGTGATTAGTTTGTAGTGTTCATGTCTAAACtgactttacaaggtgtgacacaactaaggatcaaataaaaagaacattaaGAGCAAAATACAATGCTAACTCCtatataaattaaaagaatgataaaagattaaaaaaaataatcaatgttACCTCAATAAATGTGCCTTGAATGGCAGATTACAAATCTCTGAGTAAacgcaaaaaataaaaaataaaaatcacactaTCAGTGTAGCTGGTTATCAACCAAAAAccaatgttttactaaaagattgCATCTCTCACCGTATGTTTCatctcatcacatcaccctcagatcactttagaaaaacatgtactCCTGGTGTAAAGAATGCGTGAGGCGTGCACATTCTGTTTacaaataccagtttatgtgcaggaaatggtgtatgcatggtgtgtgtgtgtacgcatgatttatgcatctggcccccGGGGCTCTGGAACCCCACTAGGACCTACCTGAAGTTAAATCTCAGGGGCCACAAGATGATTAAAGGTATAATTAAagttcttcttgttcctacagttggatgtttgagcttcactgtgcagaatgatgtatgtgcagagtttgttttcacattcatctgctgaaagtggaaactttctctgtgttcattgaaaatcagattttaaggggtggatcaacaagcatgatttgtgacatcacaactactgtggaagccaatcctggtccaatattcaatttacacaagtgtgatgtggaaacttgaagcctccagtgcacaaacactgagaatggactttacagtgtagtaggagacgtcttgtgtccagcagttaaacttctgagatgaaaaatgtttacatatttagTTTCTGAAGACAAGATAATTATagtttttttgtagaaaaaccatatcagacgcacactattgttccaagcagagtattttatatgtcttaatacatgtctggaggggatctttaagaaaaaaaatatttctgttatgtaaaacaatactttttccagattttttatttttcttgtgaaatacttgATCCTTCTACCTCTTCTGGCCTCTAAAAATCCCTCAAATGTAATAATCAGAAAAAATGGCACACAGATCATGTCCAGACTAATGAGGGCTGTTACATAGTCTGTTACATCGTGAGTAGACGTTACTTGTTTTAAAGGTTaaggctggtgttattctatacttctcttattttcaacaaatcataaaaagacaaaatcaagTTTTcttccatctctcaatactcAGTAATAGTATTAGTACTGAGTATTGAGTAGTATAATAGTAAATAGAAGCAATAGTCAGTAAGTCTCTCAATACCTAATGACATCCCTTctctgtctgtggcactcaaaGCCCATTgtttcctactgaagatgttaatctttaaaaacacctcacaaatatatagttgcatgtttaaaaaaggatcaataatttcctaaaagtagtTTTGaacaaacattactcaaacactGGGGGGTTattgcatttgttggggactattttcaggcGTATTAATCCACAGTTGGTGTTGTAGTGAGTATTTCAAGCAATAGTGTGGCTGAATGACATGTGtttaaaaggtttttgtacaacagtggagctctatgacacagaggaatgagatatatcaggctttgatacacacacaatactcgttagtagatcaattcattgatGGTTGTGTTTTGCACATGGGATTTTAGACCCATTTTAGgcaattttttttatcatttttctttaaCTATACTTAGATGTTCCAGTAATATGCAGCGTGCATTGAGTTGAGTTTAATTGCAGTGACTCACTCAGGATGTGGAGCTCCAGTCTTGGTCAGAAGAGtgagcagaaaaaacataaagatgACAAAGACAGCCAGGCCGACCCAGAAGCCGATCACTATAGAatctgcaaaatgaaaaaaaaaaggtgagaaatgatgatggtgatgataaATGCACTCAATATATTCTTCCAACCCAGCGTCACTATAAAATTCATAGTGTTTGTAGGAATGAGATAAAGTTTAAGACAGAGATTATCCAAACATCAAATTACATTGGTGTGTAATATcctacagcagtattacagtCTTATCATGGGAGGTAGTAACACAGTTTACACAGCAGACATGTTGCCAAAGAGATATTATAGAAACATTATAGTAAAGCCAtacagaaaaagacacaataCCATATTGTGTCTACAAACTAgctcacacatactgtaagagACTTCCTGGGTATGAATATGAGTAACGTAATGCTGTTCAAGGATTAAAATGTCAAGTTTGACATTACAGCACCAAATAATGAGAATTAAATCCTCTATTCAAAAGGGTCTCagaaaatgttgtattttgtattaattaTTATCTTATGCTGGtggaaattgtttttattaaaggaTAAGTATGGTCATGAtcaatatgtttcatattgtcaacaaatccaatgaaaacaCCCAAACCAACTatataatttacagttttacaatttcatttagcagacgcttttatccaaagagaCGTACATCTGAGAGTACCAAAGTGCCAAAGCTAAGTTGATAGGatgtagatgccaacaggcggTGCACAGAGCGCATAGAATGCatagaagctttttttttaaaattttaattaaatttttattgttttcttcagtccatcaagtgcagaggtgttggTGACTTAAGTCACTGTTGTGGAGGTGGTATCAGGCACATTTAATTGGCAGAGTGTAGagaatggtaaatggtaaatggactgtacttgtatagcgtCTTTCTAGTCTTCCTTTTAcactatgaatcacattcacccattcacacacattcatacgctgaatgaGTACAGGgactaccatgcaaggtcccaacctgcccatcagaggaaatctaatgattcacacacattcacacactgatggcacagccatcaggagcaattaggGGTTCAGTATTTTGCCCAAGGACAAattgacatgtggactggaggagccgggaatctAACCGCCAATCTTCggattagtggacaacccgctctacctcctgagccacagccgccgtCTATAGTGGGAGagagtgtagacctgaatgagggagttcaagTAGGCAGGAGCCATTTTAGTTGCTCTTTTGTAAgtgagtgtcagggttttgaatttgatgcgggaagcaactgggagccagtggtGCGTTCTGGACCATCTGCAGAGGTTTCAACATACATGCAGAGAGtcctgccagtaaggagttgcagttgTCAATGTGTGATATTAtgagagcctgtaccaggagttgtgc
The sequence above is drawn from the Thunnus maccoyii chromosome 10, fThuMac1.1, whole genome shotgun sequence genome and encodes:
- the mrap2a gene encoding melanocortin-2 receptor accessory protein 2A, with product MSGSDSPNSTSVPPVLDYEWRYEYYDDEEPVSFEGLRAHRYSIVIGFWVGLAVFVIFMFFLLTLLTKTGAPHPDSGQPCEKRPRLIGFMDTNLDKGAPPPHPSGLDSSCSLFHCYVSKDGQGSCTALWTTVGGVGGGPSGGCHRRPSSSPEAGDTTLLQELAVTANRTEKEAILLAHFNIPNFVNSEQSSTVGEDDLLLGEPELPIILEGRDQSSMIRKHDNHNDFT